The Cydia amplana chromosome 9, ilCydAmpl1.1, whole genome shotgun sequence genome includes a region encoding these proteins:
- the LOC134651102 gene encoding uncharacterized protein LOC134651102, translating into MPVGKVGPFDLVNDNWELYVDRLEQYFVANDVKNEMKVATLITVMGGDAYELMVNLCTPVKPATKTYDQLVALMKGHLNPKPSLLAERFKFRQRVQKRDESIANFVTDLKKLSKDCGFTGDTLKDNLRDQFVCGLSNDDIRQKLFTEDDTITFDRAYKLAVSMEAAEVNAALVEDCTRNRSSDSIPASAATSVHHLGRAGRGRAAADGGRAGAGTAGRGKITIGGGPSAMSGAGSGKMRGFGQNNNTDLYGVCKVCGAKHEADRCKFKKYVCRVCNQEGHLKRVCPKLRGGSSLYNVTEEKVVYLDHSDSSDSDEFQIL; encoded by the exons ATGCCTGTGGGAAAGGTCGGACCGTTTGACCTTGTCAATGACAATTGGGAACTGTATGTTGACCGTTTAGAACAATATTTCgttgcaaatgatgttaaaaatgaaatgaaagtggCTACGCTGATAACAGTGATGGGCGGTGACGCTTATGAACTAATGGTGAATCTGTGCACGCCTGTGAAACCAGCGACAAAAACTTATGACCAGCTGGTCGCGCTGATGAAAGGTCATTTAAATCCAAAGCCGAGTTTGCTCGCAGAACGTTTTAAATTCCGCCAGCGTGTGCAAAAGCGTGATGAAAGTATTGCGAACTTTGTAACGGAtcttaaaaaattaagtaaggACTGCGGTTTCACAGGGGATACTTTGAAGGATAACTTGAGGGATCAGTTCGTGTGTGGCCTGTCAAACGACGACATCAGACAGAAGCTGTTCACGGAGGACGACACGATCACGTTCGACCGGGCGTACAAGCTCGCCGTGTCCATGGAGGCGGCCGAGGTCAACGCGGCGCTAGTAGAAGACTGTACTCGGAATCGATCCAGCGACAGTATACCAGCGAGCGCGGCGACGTCGGTGCATCATTTGGGTCGGGCAGGCCGGGGCCGGGCGGCGGCGGACGGCGGTCGAGCAGGGGCTGGAACAGCGGGCCGCGGGAAGATAACGATCGGCGGCGGTCCAAGCGCCATGAGCGGAGCGGGTAGCGGAAAGATGCGAGGCTTCGGTCAAAACAACAACACTGATTTGTATGGAGTGTGTAAGGTGTGCGGAGCGAAGCATGAGGCCGACAGATGCAAATTCAAGAAGTATGTCTGCCGAGTATGTAACCAAGAAGGACACTTAAAAAGGGTGTGTCCTAAGCTGCGGGGAGGTTCGTCCCTATACAACGTAACGGAAGAGAAGGTTGTGTATTTGGACCATTCGGACAGCAGCGACAGCGACGAg TTCCAGATACTGTGA